The Lutibacter sp. Hel_I_33_5 genome has a window encoding:
- a CDS encoding LytTR family DNA-binding domain-containing protein, translating to MECIIVDDELVARTILSQVAEDIPELNIVGQFSNALEAMKFLNKNTVDVIFLDIHMPDFDGFDFIQSLKNPPKIILTTSDRNFAIEAFEYTFVVDYIVKPIELERLKKAVAKVKAISLVNTSTPTKKVESQNSTDTLYVNIDRRLVKIDIPSIYVIEARGDYIKIKTEEKNHIVHCPLKKIEEKLPVESFLKVHRSYVININKIVDIEDSSVLIKQDIIPVSRSNRNELKRRLNLL from the coding sequence ATGGAATGTATAATAGTAGATGATGAATTAGTGGCAAGAACAATTTTAAGTCAGGTTGCAGAAGATATTCCTGAGTTAAATATAGTAGGGCAATTTTCTAATGCTTTAGAGGCTATGAAGTTTTTAAATAAAAACACCGTAGATGTTATTTTTCTTGACATCCACATGCCAGATTTTGATGGTTTTGACTTTATTCAAAGTTTAAAGAATCCACCTAAAATTATATTAACTACTTCCGATAGAAACTTTGCAATAGAAGCTTTTGAGTATACTTTTGTGGTAGATTATATCGTAAAACCTATAGAATTAGAACGTTTAAAGAAAGCTGTTGCAAAAGTAAAAGCCATTAGTTTAGTTAATACTTCTACGCCAACAAAAAAAGTGGAAAGTCAAAATAGTACCGATACACTTTATGTAAATATTGACAGACGATTGGTTAAAATTGATATTCCAAGTATTTATGTAATTGAAGCTAGAGGAGATTATATTAAAATAAAAACCGAAGAAAAAAACCACATTGTACATTGTCCTTTAAAAAAGATTGAAGAAAAATTACCTGTGGAAAGTTTCTTAAAAGTACACAGATCTTATGTAATAAATATCAATAAAATTGTTGATATAGAAGATAGTAGTGTGCTTATAAAACAAGATATTATTCCGGTAAGTAGATCTAATAGGAATGAACTTAAAAGACGTTTAAATTTATTGTAA
- a CDS encoding Hpt domain-containing protein — translation MEEPNLSYIKTISKGDFDFEKKIITIIKEELFTEIDDYYRFFKESDLKKTKEIVHRIKHKMVILGLEKSYELTNDFENSLREEKIINQKYFESMLPLMKNYINKLQDGMYNSR, via the coding sequence ATGGAAGAACCCAATTTATCATATATTAAAACAATTTCTAAAGGTGATTTCGACTTTGAAAAAAAGATAATTACCATAATTAAAGAAGAATTATTTACAGAAATAGACGACTACTATCGTTTTTTTAAAGAATCTGATTTAAAGAAAACTAAAGAAATAGTACATAGAATTAAACATAAAATGGTGATTTTGGGACTTGAAAAAAGTTATGAATTAACCAACGATTTTGAAAATAGCTTACGAGAAGAAAAAATAATAAATCAAAAATATTTTGAATCAATGCTACCCCTAATGAAAAATTATATAAATAAATTACAAGATGGAATGTATAATAGTAGATGA